In a single window of the Lodderomyces elongisporus chromosome 4, complete sequence genome:
- the AIM6 gene encoding Altered inheritance of mitochondria protein 6, whose product MINVFKPSLHARETYNNNSIDSSYSSSAAAALLQYDGNSNSTPVLPFNYTVEGLTRDVYPKPLHSHNDYWRAHPLFDALSVGAVSIESDIWYFPKTYTLQRTSTETTAEGGNKVNATTSNGSSNGGGEPSTLYFRDDEVYVGHNQVFLRPINTLFNLYLNPLYQFLSYANPKFTYTDGSGNALLGDQNKHSIFYNDPEQQAYLWFDFKTEPNSTYDALKPLLQPFIDAGFLTYYNATDDTLHEGPLVLTITGNLPIEKVEEEEIRYTFLDGPLGYFNSSANENELQRWSKLSRVASGGIQGLLGDEYNSTLRNDFNDDQQSKLQELFDSAHKHGLKTRIWGDVTWPWNLVDSHLETLFQLGSDLLNVDDLQRASNLFPN is encoded by the coding sequence ATGATTAATGTCTTTAAACCATCGCTACATGCGAGAGAGACATACAACAATAATTCCATCGATTCATCCTATTCATcttcagcagcagcagcgtTATTGCAATACGATGGGAACTCCAATAGTACACCGGTGCTTCCTTTTAACTATACCGTTGAGGGATTAACTAGAGATGTCTACCCAAAACCTTTGCATTCACATAATGATTATTGGAGAGCACATCCATTATTTGATGCTTTAAGTGTTGGTGCCGTGAGTATTGAGAGTGATATTTggtattttccaaaaacgTATACATTACAACGTACAAGTACAGAGACTACCGCAGAGGGAGGAAATAAAGTAAATGCGACTACTAGTAATGGAAGTTCCAATGGCGGAGGCGAACCTTCAACTTTGTATTTCAGGGATGATGAAGTATATGTTGGTCATAACCAAGTGTTTTTACGTCCAATCAATACATTGTTTAATTTATACTTGAATCCCCTTTACCAATTCCTAAGCTATGCTAATCCCAAGTTTACCTATACTGATGGCAGTGGTAACGCTTTGTTGGGTGACCAAAATAAACATAGCATATTCTACAATGATCCTGAGCAACAGGCTTATCTTTGGTTTGATTTTAAAACGGAACCCAACTCGACTTATGATGCATTGAAACCGCTCTTGCAGCCATTTATTGATGCTGGATTCTTAACGTACTATAATGCTACTGATGATACTTTGCACGAGGGCCCGTTAGTGTTGACAATCACTGGTAACTTACCCATAGAgaaagttgaagaagaagaaattcgCTATACTTTTTTGGATGGGCCCTTGGGTTATTTCAACCTGTctgcaaatgaaaatgaattacAGAGATGGAGTAAATTGTCACGTGTCGCCAGTGGCGGGATCCAGGGTTTGTTGGGTGACGAATACAACTCGACATTGAGAAACGATTTCAATGATGATCAGCAAAGCAAGCTCCAAGAATTGTTTGATTCTGCTCACAAGCATGGCTTAAAAACTAGAATTTGGGGCGATGTGACATGGCCTTGGAACTTGGTGGATCTGCATTTGGAAACTTTGTTCCAACTTGGATCCGATTTGTTGAATGTTGATGACTTACAACGCGCAAGCAACTTGTTTCCCAATTGA
- the ORT1 gene encoding mitochondrial ornithine carrier protein: MEEEQVSRDVARPTEQKIHPIKEVTFGAISGMVGKLIEFPLDTIKVRLQSNHGQSPITTIQMIRQTYHNEGFVHGFYKGLKAPLLGACLETAILFSSYNYASTFIANRIDKSNGTNSRKIVSVDDIPFWSKCVSGGFAGLMASFILTPVELVKCQLQVVNMHNSTPLTISSQLSPQVQKSSSSSTTSTTTTATTTTSTSTSTTHSYSSIVKRTIKDNGITGLWKGLESTIIREVVGTAIWFGTFEYLNNHFKSTADPWIENQDLQLLFSGAVAGVTFNLSVFPVDTIKSNIQTHDILNKAEHKQSNTNFWKEARKLVSRKGGIINLYNGLGITLVRCVPANALIFYTYELLKRNF; encoded by the coding sequence ATGGAGGAGGAACAGGTACTGCGCGATGTTGCTAGACCCACTGAGCAGAAAATTCACCCAATAAAAGAGGTCACGTTTGGTGCCATTTCAGGAATGGTTGGTAAATTAATCGAGTTTCCTCTTGACACAATCAAGGTTCGACTACAGTCTAATCATGGCCAATCGCccataacaacaatacaaatGATCCGCCAAACGTATCACAACGAAGGATTTGTACATGGATTTTATAAGGGATTGAAAGCTCCATTGCTTGGTGCATGTTTAGAAACAGCAATATTATTTAGTAGTTACAACTATGCTTCGACTTTTATCGCCAACCGAATCGATAAATCCAATGGAACTAACTCGAGAAAGATTGTTTCAGTCGACGACATACCATTCTGGAGCAAATGCGTCTCCGGTGGATTTGCTGGACTCATGGCCAGTTTTATCTTGACACCCGTAGAGCTCGTGAAATGCCAATTACAAGTGGTCAATATGCATAATAGCACACCTTTAACTATTCTGTCACAATTACTGCCGCAGGTGCAAaagtcatcatcatcatcaacaacatcaacaacaacaacagcaacaacaacaacatcaacatcaacatcaacaacgcACTCTTACTCTTCAATAGTAAAGCGAACAATAAAGGATAATGGTATAACCGGATTATGGAAGGGGCTCGAATCCACTATAATCAGAGAAGTTGTAGGCACAGCAATTTGGTTTGGCACTTTTGAATACCTCAACAATCACTTCAAAAGTACTGCTGACCCATGGATTGAGAACCAAGATTTACAATTACTATTTAGTGGTGCTGTAGCTGGGGTTACCTTCAATTTGTCTGTGTTCCCCGTTGACACCATCAAGTCAAACATTCAAACACATGATATCTTAAACAAAGCAGAACATAAACAATCAAACACAAACTTTTGGAAGGAGGCTAGGAAATTGGTGCTGAGGAAGGGAGGCATAATAAATCTCTATAATGGATTGGGCATCACTTTGGTAAGGTGTGTACCAGCAAACGCATTAATATTTTATACATATGAACTCTTGAAACGCAATTTCTAA
- the OPI3 gene encoding Phosphatidyl-N-methylethanolamine N-methyltransferase (BUSCO:EOG0926425H), which translates to MSTSTHTSLEFLTKDFSSLKEEIPFLAKNLTSYITFDNLFYYTLACIAFNPIFWNIVARLQYRTKFITKVTRSAKLGCYLLAITIFSLGIYRDSVYHELLKAQPTYQPLLDSFIIKAVAVVSFAVGNIFVITSMWSLGVTGTYLGDYFGILMKERVTGFPFSVNNNPMYNGSTLCFLGTALWYGKPVGLVVTLFVWVMYKIALLFEEPFTAKIYAYHLKLD; encoded by the coding sequence aTGAGTACATCTACACATACTTCGCTTGAGTTTCTTACTAAGGACTTTTCCTCACTTAAAGAGGAAATTCCGTTTCTTGCAAAGAACTTGACAAGTTACATCACCTTTGATAATTTGTTCTACTACACTTTGGCCTGTATTGCATTTAATCCGATTTTCTGGAACATTGTTGCTCGTTTACAGTACCGTACCAAGTTTATCACCAAAGTCACCAGGTCCGCCAAGTTGGGTTGTTACTTGTTAGCCATTACAATTTTCTCGTTGGGCATTTACCGTGACTCTGTATATCACGAATTACTCAAGGCGCAACCTACTTACCAACCATTGTTAGATTCCTTCATTATTAAAGCAGTGGCCGTTGTTTCATTTGCAGTGGGTAATATCTTTGTCATCACTTCAATGTGGAGTTTAGGTGTCACTGGTACTTACTTGGGTGACTACTTTGGAATTttaatgaaagaaagagtcACGGGGTTCCCATTCAGTGTCAATAACAACCCAATGTACAATGGAAGCACCTTGTGTTTCTTGGGAACCGCACTCTGGTATGGCAAACCCGTGGGGTTGGTGGTTACGTTGTTTGTGTGGGTGATGTATAAGATTGCCTTGCTTTTCGAAGAGCCATTCACGGCTAAGATTTACGCGTATCACTTGAAGTTGGATTGA
- a CDS encoding uncharacterized protein (BUSCO:EOG092648U2), translated as MPATESNNHPLQRRSNTPGSHIPVSNEEAITDVDTVDFVTDAGDTATAANTTTTTNTTTNTNSIADTTNINTNANTNTSTNTNTPIDAASTIIDTTTNNSNNITTIINAEQQAQQLLKLQQLQQQEKEKKQQQQQQQQQQQQQQQQQQQQQQNQEQPEKSSLGSILQFDGSHRVTNQRDELTSVSLKSTIYDNNHEVPNKRPNTTSFNSSASCPIAAPSSASSSSTTTTTTAAANSNCNSAGNNNINSQSQDDSFLPFSRTSPQKQTQDNDLSFNQHTKPIKGYNLDYFSSNNRYHHHYYDYNHNYNHYNCSQYSKIPHQFHSQYLQPNAQFVGEQQSGKSRFQIKVEFKTVDLENSLVTGFLQINGLTKDHSEITTYFRGEVINNPLNTLKSQQPTHLYQQRSAPFKRYSFMSEDKNWGSHPQNDIEHWKKLTDCQMMPTDAFKEKLKRIYQGETTDEGGDHLIYMRWKEEFLLPDSRVKSIPNASFEGFYYIVLNLGAGRRREYTTGSGFNTDSSSDSDSGSGSISGLYYHNSSEKFQSLSLQHVEQRGVSQVFDFN; from the coding sequence ATGCCTGCCACTGAAAGCAATAACCACCCCTTGCAGAGGAGGAGTAATACACCAGGATCACACATCCCAGTATCAAACGAAGAAGCAATAACTGATGTTGATACTGTTGATTTCGTTACTGATGCTGGTGATACTGCCACTGCTGCTAATACTACCACTACGActaatactactactaatacTAATAGTATTGCTGATACCACCAATATCAATACCAACGCAAACACCAACACTAGtaccaataccaacacTCCTATTGACGCTGCTAGTACTATTATTGATACTACCACCAATAATTCTAATAATAttaccaccatcatcaatgCCGAACAACAAGCTCAGCAACTACTCAAGTTACAACAgttgcaacaacaagaaaaagagaaaaagcaacaacaacaacaacaacaacaacaacagcagcagcagcagcagcaacagcagcaacaacaacaaaaccaagAACAACCAGAGAAGTCATCATTGGGATCTATACTTCAATTTGATGGCTCACATAGAGTAACCAATCAAAGAGATGAATTAACCTCTGTGAGTCTCAAAAGCACCATTTATGACAATAATCATGAAGTCCCAAATAAAAGACCAAACACCACCAGTTTCAACTCATCAGCATCCTGTCCCATAGCTGCTCCATCTtctgcatcatcatcatcaacaacaacaacaacaacagcagcagcaaatTCTAATTGTAATAGCGCcggtaataataatataaatTCTCAGTCGCAAGATGATTCATTTCTTCCATTTTCACGCACATCTccacaaaaacaaacacaagACAATGATTTATCGTTTAACCAGCATACCAAGCCAATAAAAGGATACAACTTGGATTATTTCAGTCTGAATAATCGCTATCACCATCACTACTATGATTACAACCACAATTACAACCACTACAACTGTAGTCAGTACTCCAAAATCCCACACCAGTTTCATAGTCAATATCTACAGCCTAATGCACAATTTGTAGGTGAGCAACAATCAGGCAAATCACGTTTCCAAATCAAAGTCGAATTCAAAACGGTTGATCTTGAAAACTCACTCGTAACAGgatttcttcaaattaATGGATTGACCAAGGACCATTCTGAAATTACCACTTACTTCCGTGGTGAAGTTATCAATAACCCATTGAATACACTTAAATCACAACAACCAACACATCTCTACCAGCAAAGATCTGCACCATTCAAGAGATATTCATTTATGTCTGAGGATAAGAACTGGGGACTGCATCCACAAAATGATATAGAACACTGGAAGAAACTCACTGACTGCCAGATGATGCCCACTGATGCTTTCAAGGAGAAGTTGAAGAGAATTTACCAAGGTGAAACAACAGATGAAGGTGGTGATCATCTTATTTATATGAGATGGAAAGAGGAGTTTCTCTTACCCGATTCCAGAGTTAAGCTGATTCCAAATGCCTCTTTCGAGGGCTTCTACTATATCGTGTTGAACCTCGGTGCCGGGAGAAGGCGGGAGTATACCACTGGTTCTGGGTTTAATACTGATTCTAGTTCTGATTCTGATTCTGGTTCTGGTAGTATTTCTGGGTTATACTATCATAACTCATCAGAAAAGTTTCAATCTTTATCTCTTCAGCATGTTGAACAAAGAGGAGTCTCGCAGGTATTTGACTTTAACTAA
- the thp1 gene encoding uracil DNA N-glycosylase Thp1, with protein MMNKSLKTVIETFKYEGDDKAKKNLENVSKSIKSVKVNKRVTSSRRSSTKVKSTSIIHKSNASATYNVSNSPSKAQKVKIDTSKLPDLRHSLNSNLKLLFVGYNPGVQSSIQQHHYAHHSNLFWKLFNQANVLQRVVQKRKKKENGMHQKVFDDDDDDDKYLKTLLSTGCSAIHDFDLIKYDIGFSDLSLRCTVRAEELTSEEKIANIPRLIREINESNAENVVLIGKGIWEVIVKFYKAQLGIKFQLNKDNFQWGQIAESKDKQYNQIIEHVYAQLPKHTTIYAFPSTSGLVASMKFSEKLRLWQEMANNL; from the coding sequence ATGATGAACAAAAGCCTTAAGACTGTTATCGAGACGTTCAAGTATGAAGGAGATGACAAGGCCAAAAAGAACCTAGAGAATGTGCTGAAGTCAATAAAAAGTGTGAAAGTCAATAAACGCGTCACAAGTTCAAGGCGACTGCTGACTAAAGTTAAATCTACCTCCATTATTCATAAATCAAATGCTAGTGCCACATACAATGTGAGCAATTCACCTCTGAAAGCACAGAAAGTGAAGATAGATACTTCTAAACTACCAGATTTAAGACATTCTCTCAACTCTAATCTCAAGCTCCTATTTGTTGGATACAATCCTGGAGTTCAGTCCTCAATACAGCAGCATCATTACGCGCATCATTCCAATTTATTCTGGAAATTATTCAACCAAGCAAATGTTTTACAAAGAGTTGtacaaaaaaggaagaaaaaggagaatGGCATGCATCAAAAGGtgtttgatgatgatgatgatgacgacaAGTATCTCAAAACTTTATTATCTACAGGATGTTCGGCTATTCATGATTTCGATTTGATCAAATATGACATTGGATTTTCTGATTTGTCATTGAGATGCACTGTTCGAGCCGAAGAGTTGACCTCGGAGGAGAAAATCGCCAATATTCCTCGCCTTATTCGGGAAATAAACGAAAGTAACGCCGAAAACGTCGTGCTCATTGGAAAAGGGATATGGGAAGTCATTGTCAAGTTTTACAAGGCACAGTTAGGAATCAAGTTTCAACTCAATAAAGACAATTTCCAATGGGGTCAGATTGCGGAAAGCAAAGATAAACAGTACAATCAGATTATCGAGCATGTTTATGCACAACTTCCCAAGCACACCACAATATATGCATTCCCCAGTACTTCGGGGCTAGTGGCAAGCATGAAATTTTCTGAGAAACTCCGGCTTTGGCAAGAAATGGCTAATAATTTATAA
- the UBA1 gene encoding E1 ubiquitin-activating protein (BUSCO:EOG09260ERO): protein MSDNMQIDSPSPQEIDEGLYSRQLYVLGKEAMLKMQNANVLIIGLNGLGIEIAKNIALAGVKSLSLYDPHPVELRDLSTQFFLSEADDGKPTDQVSAVKLRELNAYVPISVVENINEETLLKFKCIVSTNVTLEEQVRINQITHANDIGYINADIRGLFGQIFVDFGDKFTIVDQTGEEPLSGIISDIDKDGTVTMLDDSRHGLEDGDFVKFTEVEGMPKLNDGNPHKVEVLGPYAFKIKLDESFGTYKKGGQYTQVKVPKDLKFEPLLEQLKNPEYLISDFAKFDKPPQLHIGFQALHAFKTKRGRLPAPYHLEDANEAFRYAQELATQNKNIVEELDEKYLKELFYQAQGDIPGVVAFFGGLIAQEVLKCCSSKFTPIKQWLYFDSLESLPSEKEFPRNAENNKPIGSRYDGQIAVFGKTFQDKIFDLKVFLVGAGAIGCEMLKNWAMMGLGSGPNGKIFITDNDSIEKSNLNRQFLFRPKDVGKNKSDVAASAVQAMNPALKGKIDSRLDKVGPDSENIFDDGFWKNLDFVTNALDNVEAREYVDRRCIFYKKPLLESGTLGTKGNTQVVIPNLTESYSSSHDPPEKSIPLCTLRSFPSKIDHTIAWAKSLFQGFYVEAPESVNLYLSQPNFVEQSLKQNPDKKGTLENISKYLNERPYTFDDCIKWARLEFENKFNHDIKQLLYNFPADAKTSTGEPFWSGPKRAPTPLKFDINNKDHFDFIVGGANLLAFIYGLKEPSATVEDYKKVLDNITIPEFKPKTGVAIAATEAEAEEQANQLSGSFDDEEVRKIAASLPEPSTLAGYRLTPIEFEKDDDTNHHIEFITAASNCRALNYGIETADASKTKFIAGKIIPAIATTTALVTGLVCLELYKVVDEKDDIEQYKNGFINLALPFIGFSEPIKSVKGKYGKKEFDTVWDQIVIEDDITLQQLLDKFQKEDGLEISILSYDVVVLYASFFPAKKNQERLGKPISELIKMVSKKEIPSHLKYLVLQACCEDEDGEDVDIPPISVKYNP, encoded by the coding sequence ATGTCAGATAACATGCAAATTGATTCGCCATCACCACAAGAGATTGATGAGGGGTTGTATTCCCGTCAACTTTACGTCTTGGGTAAAGAAGCAATGCTCAAAATGCAAAACGCCAACGTTCTTATTATAGGCTTGAATGGATTGGGTATTGAGATTGCCAAAAACATTGCTCTTGCAGGTGTCAAGTCATTGAGTTTGTACGACCCACACCCTGTAGAGCTCAGGGATTTATCAACgcaattctttctttcagaAGCAGATGATGGAAAACCAACAGACCAAGTGAGCGCGGTGAAATTGAGAGAATTGAATGCATATGTGCCAATCAGCGTTGTTGAAAACATCAATGAGGAAACACTACTCAAGTTCAAGTGCATCGTTTCCACAAATGTCACTTTGGAAGAACAAGTCAGAATCAACCAAATCACACACGCTAACGACATTGGCTACATCAATGCCGATATTCGAGGCTTGTTTGGccaaatttttgttgaCTTTGGCGATAAGTTCACAATTGTTGACCAAACAGGCGAAGAACCCTTGAGCGGAATTATCTCAGACATAGACAAGGATGGAACTGTAACTATGTTGGACGACTCGAGACATGGATTGGAAGATGGCGATTTTGTCAAATTCACTGAAGTTGAAGGAATGCCGAAATTAAATGATGGCAATCCTCATAAAGTCGAAGTCTTGGGGCCATATGCATTCAAGATCAAGTTGGATGAGAGTTTCGGAACATACAAAAAAGGAGGACAATACACACAAGTTAAAGTACCTAAGGACCTCAAATTCGAGCCACTCCTTGAACAATTGAAGAACCCAGAATATTTGATTTCTGACTTTGCCAAGTTTGACAAACCACCCCAATTACACATTGGATTCCAAGCACTTCATGCATTCAAAACCAAGCGTGGTAGGTTACCCGCACCATATCATTTGGAGGATGCAAACGAAGCATTTAGATATGCTCAGGAGCTCGCAACGCAGAACAAAAATATTGTGGAAGAATTGGATGAAAAGTACTTGAAGGAGTTGTTTTATCAAGCTCAAGGTGATATTCCTGGTGTCGTTGCCTTTTTTGGAGGTTTAATTGCACAAGAAGTGTTGAAGTGCTGCTCATCAAAGTTTACACCAATTAAACAATGGCTCTATTTCGATTCTTTAGAATCACTCCCATCCGAAAAAGAGTTTCCAAGGAATGCAGAGAATAACAAACCAATTGGATCAAGATATGATGGCCAAATTGCCGTTTTTGGTAAAACTTTCCAGGACAagatttttgatttgaaaGTTTTCCTCGTTGGTGCAGGTGCTATTGGATGTGAGATGTTGAAGAACTGGGCAATGATGGGATTGGGTTCTGGACCAAATGGTAAAATTTTCATTACCGATAATGATTCCATTGAGAAATCTAACCTTAATCgtcaatttttgtttagACCCAAAGATGTGGGTAAAAACAAATCTGATGTTGCCGCATCTGCAGTACAGGCAATGAACCCAGCCTTGAAAGGTAAAATTGACTCTAGATTGGACAAAGTTGGCCCTGACTCTGAAAATATTTTTGACGAtggtttttggaaaaactTGGACTTTGTTACAAACGCTTTGGATAACGTCGAGGCTAGAGAATATGTCGATCGTCGTTGTatcttttacaaaaaaccatTATTGGAATCCGGTACCTTGGGTACAAAGGGAAATACTCAAGTAGTCATTCCAAACCTCACTGAGTCATACTCTTCATCTCACGATCCACCAGAAAAATCAATCCCATTATGTACATTGAGGTCTTTCCCTAGTAAAATTGATCACACAATTGCGTGGGCAAAATCATTGTTCCAAGGCTTTTACGTTGAAGCACCAGAAAGTGTTAATTTGTATTTGAGCCAGCCAAACTTTGTAGAGCAAAGcttgaaacaaaatccaGACAAAAAGGGAACATTGGAGAATATTTCCAAGTACCTTAATGAACGCCCATACACTTTTGATGACTGCATCAAATGGGCTAGATTGGAATTTGAGAACAAATTCAACCATGATATTAAGCAATTGTTGTATAATTTCCCAGCCGACGCCAAGACATCTACTGGTGAGCCATTTTGGTCTGGTCCAAAAAGGGCTCCAACACCATTAAAATTTGATATCAACAATAAGGAtcattttgattttattgttggtggtgcAAACTTACTTGCATTCATCTATGGTTTGAAAGAGCCTAGTGCCACAGTTGAGGATTACAAAAAGGTTTTGGATAATATAACGATTCCTGAGTTCAAACCCAAGACAGGTGTTGCAATTGCAGCAACCGAAGCTGAGGCTGAAGAACAGGCCAATCAGTTGTCTGGATcatttgatgatgaagaggtTAGAAAGATTGCTGCTTCATTGCCGGAACCTAGTACGTTGGCTGGATATAGACTCACTCCCattgagtttgaaaaagatgacGACACAAACCACCACATTGAATTTATTACGGCTGCATCAAATTGCAGGGCATTAAACTATGGAATCGAGACTGCTGATGCATCAAAGACCAAGTTTATTGCTGGTAAGATTATTCCTGCCATTGCTACAACCACTGCGTTGGTTACAGGTTTGGTGTGTTTGGAGCTTTAcaaagttgttgatgaaaaagacgATATAGAGCAGTACAAGAATGGGTTTATCAATTTGGCGTTGCCATTCATTGGATTCTCGGAGCCAATCAAATCGGTCAAGGGCAAATACGGTAAGAAGGAGTTTGACACAGTGTGGGATCAAATTGTTATTGAAGACGATATTACATTACAACAATTATTGgataaatttcaaaaagagGATGGGTTGGAGATTTCAATCCTCTCTTATGACGTTGTTGTGCTCTATGCCTCATTTTTCCCAGCCAAAAAGAACCAAGAGAGATTAGGCAAACCAATTTCTGAATTGATCAAAATGGtgagcaaaaaagagattCCATCACATTTGAAGTATCTTGTCCTTCAAGCATGTTGTGAAGACGAGGATGGTGAAGACGTTGATATTCCTCCAATTAGTGTAAAATACAATCCATAA
- the ECM15 gene encoding UPF0045 protein M15 — translation MVQIPSCNSRSNYRSIQNKCVFDSLSDEITAISKLAEDSPLSTTLHSAGTTIAGPWNEVMDLIGQMHELLHNKHDVLRIQSDIRVGTRVDKSQTPADKIDVVKRKLKALSGTD, via the exons ATGGTACAAATTCCGCTGTGTAATTCTCGCTCAAATTATCGGAGCATTCAAAACAA ATGTGTGTTTGATTCCC TATCAGATGAAATAACGGCAATTTCTAAACTCGCTGAGGATTCCCCGCTCAGCACAACTTTGCATTCAGCAGGTACGACTATTGCTGGTCCTTGGAACGAGGTTATGGATCTTATTGGTCAAATGCATGAATTGTTGCATAATAAGCACGATGTATTGAGGATTCAAAGCGATATTAGAGTGGGTACTAGAGTCGACAAACTGCAAACTCCGGCTGATAAGATAGATGTGGTTAagagaaaattgaaagcaTTGCTGGGTACCGATTAA
- the ADF1 gene encoding actin depolymerizing factor, cofilin, with amino-acid sequence MSFEHNSYYSYGQTNQNLSSGKAYSHIPQQQQQQQQQQQSPNVPSSQQMMYSIPPPSSQQHMAPYYQQQYQQMQAAPAPTSTSASASASAQQQQQALPPAPQQQHYNNNGSQYFDPNMTSNYIMGISATHNLQSNHYQQPQFSYYNMNQPSYMQQLPQPQPQPQLQSTAQPLPPAIAPPPHPTSAPAPAPAQHGKSTTPENGKSKTRTSKRKQSQSQSQSQSRSRSRSQSQSRSQQQQSPSLSQQGRRQDSVEVASTMQSHSLVIFPNFPERLQKVLPPPPLSKAPIRPDITVSTTAKRAKRKSKFSQEQDDLIVTLKKKGKNWVEIAEILGVGSYLAARNRYQVIVGQQGNNNSSAWDNTDKLFLKNLLDAAEFEKWRYITAELNKSTGKVFTDYECREVIRELFWQDPSSFGVSEDTIKESIKEKKQTDKIIEQREQQRKKKASILEGRYEAYPSSNSTSSTSSASQQLAQPHLQPQQSPPALASAPLQPQQTSQNQHQHQHHQQQHQHQHQHQQQMGVFQPRLSQLP; translated from the coding sequence ATGTCGTTTGAACACAATTCATATTACAGCTACGGCCAAACCAACCAGAACCTACTGTCTGGAAAAGCCTACAGCCATATTcctcagcaacaacagcagcagcagcagcagcagcaatcaCCGAATGTCCCATCTCTGCAGCAAATGATGTACTCAATTCCACCTCCGCTGTCACAACAGCACATGGCTCCCTATTATCAACAGCAATACCAACAAATGCAAGCAGCACCGGCGCCAACATCGACACTGGCACTGGCACTGGCACTggcacaacaacaacaacaagcatTACCACCAGCACCTCAACAGCAGCATTATAACAATAATGGATCACAGTACTTTGACCCTAATATGACTAGCAACTACATAATGGGTATATCTGCAACTCACAATCTACAATCAAATCACTatcaacaaccacaatttTCATACTACAATATGAACCAACCCCTGTACATGCAACAActaccacaaccacaaccacaaccacaactaCAATCAACAGCAcaaccactaccaccagcAATAGCTCCACCACCACATCCTACAAGTGCACCCGCACCCGCACCCGCGCAGCATGGAAAATCCACAACACCTGAAAATGGAAAGTCAAAAACACGCACTTCAAAACGTaagcaactgcaactgcaactgcaactgcaactgcgcCTGCGCCTGCgcctgcaactgcaactgcgctcgcaacaacagcagctgCCTCTGTTGTCACAACAGGGTCGTCGCCAAGACTCTGTAGAGGTTGCATCTACAATGCAGTCTCATAGCTTGGTGATTTTCCCCAATTTCCCCGAAAGGTTGCAAAAAGTACTCCCGCCACCCCCCTTGTCAAAAGCCCCTATACGGCCAGATATTACTGTAAGCACAACTGCTAAAAGGGCTAAACGCAAGTCTAAATTCAGTCAGGAACAAGACGACTTGATTGTgactttgaagaaaaagggtaAGAATTGGGTTGAAATTGCCGAAATATTAGGTGTAGGGTCTTACTTAGCAGCAAGAAATAGGTACCAAGTTATTGTTGGGCAACAAGGAAATAACAACTCGAGCGCCTGGGATAACACAGACAAACTATTTCTCAAAAATTTGTTGGATGCAgcagaatttgaaaaatggaGATATATTACTGCTGAATTGAACAAATCTACGGGAAAAGTGTTTACTGATTACGAGTGCAGAGAAGTTATTCGTGAACTATTCTGGCAGGACCCATCCAGCTTTGGAGTCAGCGAAGATACAATTAAGGAGAGCatcaaggaaaagaaacaaacagacaAGATTATTGAGCAACGAGAACAACaacgaaagaagaaagctAGCATTCTTGAAGGGAGATATGAAGCGTACCCAAGTTCAAACTCGACATCTTCCACTAGCTCTGCAAGCCAGCAATTGGCACAGCCAcatttgcaaccacaacaatcaCCACCAGCACTAGCACTGGCACCAttacaaccacaacaaacaTCCCAgaaccagcaccagcaccagcaccaccaacaacaacaccaacaccagcaccaacaccaacaacaaatggGCGTTTTTCAACCTAGACTTTCCCAACTCCCATAA